The region ACCCCATGCCGCTCCTCGAACCGAGCCGCGAACGCCTCCAACTCCACCGGAACGCGCCCGTACCCGCCGCCGTGATAGCCGTGCTCGATCCGCCAGTCGCCGAACGCGCGCCCCCACCCGCGCCGGTGCAGCTCGGCCACCTCACCCTCCAGATAGCCGTCCGCCCCCTTCAGCACGGCGAACCCCACCGCCCGCGCACCGGCTGGGAGCGCGGCCGCGATACCGGCGAGGGTGCCGCCCGTGCCGACGGCGCAGCACACCACATCGCCCGAGCCGAGGTCGGGCAGCTCCGCGACGAGGTCCGCGGCCCCGCCCGCCGCCAGGACGTTCGTACCGCCCTCCGGGAGGACGTAGGCGCTCCCCCACCGCTCCTCCAGCCCCCGCAGCGGGCCCGGGTCGTTCTCGCTCAGGCCGCGCAGCGTCTCGCGGTAGGCGGAGCGGGTGACGAAGGCCAGCTCCATGCCATGCTCCTCGGCCCGCGCCAACGACCAGTTGCGCGGCGCGCCGGCCAGCTCGTCGCCCCGGATGACCCCGACCGTCGACAGCCCGTGCGCGGCCCCCGCGGCCGCCACGGCGCGGATGTGGTTGGAGTAGGCACCACCGAAGGTGAGCAGCCGGGTGTGCCCCTGCTCGACGGCCGCGCGCAGATTCGGGGTGAGCTTGCGCCACTTGTTGCCCGGCACCAGCGGATGGATGAGATCGTCCCGCTTCAGCCGCAGCTCCACGCCCCGCTCGGCGAGCCATGGGTCGGCCACGTCCCACACGGGGGACGGCAGCCGGGGCCGTATCGGGCCGGAGGTGTCCATCGGGCGTCTCACCCGTCCATTCTCGCCGCCGTGTCACGGAGGGCCGACGCGTCGGAAAAAGTTGACGCGTCCGACACCTCGCGGCGGTCCTCGGCGAAGCGGTGGGTTGACCGGTGGAGCGCGAGCGTTACGAGAAGCGCGCTATCGCCGTCATCGTCGGCCGCAGGTTCCGTACCGCGGGCAGCCACCGCATCAGGGGCGCCACCGCCCCGTAGTAGAAGCCGCGCCCGCGCGGCGGCGGCACCTCGCGTACGTCCGTGATCGCCGGATGCGCCGTCCGCACCTTCGGCAGCTCGCCCGCGTCCATGCCCCACGGCATGGGCGGTGTGCGATAACCCTGCGCGGTGCGCATCTCGCCGCGCGTCGTCCGGGCGCTGAACCACCGCGGCACCGCGTCGAAGACCAGCGCCGCGCCCCGGAACCGCTCGGCGCACCCCGCTATCAGGTCCTTCACCTCGGTCGGCCGCAGATACATCAGCAGCCCCTGGGCGGTGATCAGCACCCCGCGCGCGGGATCGACCTCGTCCCGCCAGGACAGGTCGAGCGCCGAGCGGGCGAGGGTGCGCCGCCGCTCCTCGTCCGGCAGCAGCGCGCGCCGCACCTCGGCGGTCTCCGGCAGCTCCACGCACAGCCAGCGCGCCCGACCGTTGTCCACCCGCCAGAACTGCGTCTCAAGACCCTCGGCGAGCGTGACGACCGTGCCGTCCGGATGCTCGTCGAGGAAGGCCCGTACGGCCATGTCGAAGGTGCGGACGCGCAGCGCGTGGCCCTGTGCCAGCAGCGGGGTGGGCGCTCCGAAGGTCTCCTCGAAGGGGTAGTCGATGCGGTCGACCAGCTCCACGGCCTTGGGGTCATCCAGCACGGTCCGCGCCCGGCGGGCCTCGGCGGCCCGCATATGGAGGTTCCACAGCAAGGTCTCGGGCACCTCGCTCAGCTCGACGCGCCGACCGCCCTCGCCGTTCCCGCTCCCGTCCGGCCCGGCTTCCGGTCCGGTGCCCGCTCCGGCGTCCGCCATGGCGTCGTCACTCCTCGCACGCGCGTCCCTAGGCGTTTCCGCCACCGCCTCCACCGCCATTCAACCTCATGCCGTCCCTCATCCGGAACGGCGAACGCCCCGGCCCCCGGACGATGCCGGGGCCGGGGCGTTCAGGAGGGACGGCGGTCGTTCAACCCGCCTCGGCCGGAACCGGGCCGATCGCCCGGCCCGCCCACTCGGGGGCCTTCTCCACCAGGTCCGTCAGCCGCTCCCGTATCTCCTCGGGGAACGGAGCCGAGCGGCTCTCGTTCTGGTCGATGTGGAGCGCGAGCAGCTCGGTCGTGGCCACGGGGGCGCCGATCGGTTCGCCCACATGCATCTCGTGGGTGAACCGCACCTTCTTCTCGTCCACGCCGATGACGCGCGTACGGATGGTGAGCTCGGCGCCCTCGTCGACCTCGCTCAGATACCGGATGTGCGACTCCACGGTGTAGAGGGAGCAGCCGGTCTTGGCGCGGTAGGCGGAGTCCAGGCCGGTCTCCACCATCATCTCGTCGGTGCTGTGGCCGAAGACGAGGACGTAGAACGCCTCGCTCATATGGCCGTTGTAGTCGATCCACTCGGGACGTACGGTCTGCCGGTAGTCGGGGAGCGTGGTGCTCACTTCTCGTCTCCCATGGTGCTGGGGGTATGTGCGATGGCATCCGTCCCCTCGGCGCGCTGCCGCGGCAGTCGGCCAGTCGCCCGCAGGACGTCGATGACGCCCTGGTCCCGCTCCGCGACGAGCTGCGCGATGGTACGGCTGCCCGCCGCCTCGTCACAGCCGTCGACCATGGCCGCACGCAGCGTGTCGTCCAGCTCAGGCGCCTCGAGACGGGTCCACGGAGACTTCAACGAGGGTCCGAAGTGGTCGAGCATATGTCCCATGCCTCCTTCGCCGCCCGCCAGGGCGAACGTGAGGCAGGGACCCATGAACGCCCACCGCAGCCCGGGCCCCTCGGTGATCGAGTCGTCGATCTCCTTCACCGTGGCCTCACCATTGGCGACCATGTGCAGCGCCTCCCGCCACAGCGCCTCCTGGAGCCGGTTGGCGATGAAGCCGGGCAGCTCGCGCTCCATGGTGATGACGGACTTGCCCGCCACCTCGTAGAAGCGCGAGGCCCACTCGACCGCCGCGGCGTCGGTCTTCTCCCCGCCGACGACCTCCACCAGCGGTATGAGATACGGCGGGTTGAAGGGGTGGCCGACGACGAGGCGGCCGGGGTCGGCGGCCTCGGTCTGCATATCGGTCATCGGATAGCCGGAGGTGGAGGACGCGATGACGACTCCGGGCGGGGCCGCCGCGTCAAGCTGGGCCAGCAGCGACCGCTTGAGCTCCAGTTTCTCGGGGGCGCTCTCCTGGACGAACTGCGCGTCGGCCACGGCCTCCTCGACGGTCGCGGCGACGGTCAGCCGGTCGGGGGAGGCGCCGTCGGCGAGGCCGATCTGGGTCAGGGCGGGCCAGGCGGCGGCCACGAGACGGCGCAGCTTCTCCTCGGCGTCGGGAGCCGGGTCCCAGGCGGTGACGTCGTAGCCGCGCGCCAGGAAGTGGGCGACCCAGCCGCCGCCGATGACTCCGGCGCCGACGCAGGCGACGCGGCGTACCTCTTCGGGGGCGCAGGGGGATGAGGGCATGGCGGTCCTAAGGGTGTGAGGGGGGGAGAGGAGAGAGATGAGGGAGACGAGGAGCTGGTGGGGGGATTACGCGCGGGGCTTGAGGCCGAGCCGCTGCCGGGCCTCGTCCGGCGTGGCGACCGTCGCGCCCAGCAGCTCGGTGATCTGGACCGCGCGCTCGACGAGCTGGCCGTTGGTGGCCTTGACGCCCCGGCTGAGGTAGAGGTTGTCCTCCAGCCCGACCCGTACGTTGCCGCCGAGCAGGATGGACTGCGCCACCCACGGCATCTGCGTCCGGCCCAGCGCGAAGCTGGCCCACTGGGCGCCCTCGGGCAGCATGTTGACCATGGCCTGGAGCACGCCCGGCTCGGCCGGGGCGCCCCACGGGATGCCCATGCAGAGCTGGAAGACGGTCGGGTCGTCCAGCAGCCCCTCGGCCAGCAACTGCTTGGCGAACCAGAGCTGCCCGGTGTCGAAGATCTCCAGCTCGGGGCGGACGCCCAGCTCCTGGATGCGCTTGGCGCCGGTGCGCAGCATGTCGGGGGTGGAGACGTAGAGGTTGCTGCCGTCGCCGAAGTTGAGCGAGCCGCAGTCCAGGGTGCAGATGTCGGGGAGCAGATCCTCGACGTGGGGGAGCCGGTCCAGGCCGCTGACCAGGTCGGTGCCGGGGAGGTGGGTGAGCGGGTTCTCCGGGTCGATGACCAGGTCGCCGCCCATGCCCGCGGTGAGGTTGATGACGACGTCGGTGCCGGTCTCCTTGACCCGCTCCACGACCTCGCGGTAGAGCCGCGGATCGCGGGCGGGGGCGCCGGTCTCGGGGTCGCGTACGTGGATGTGGACCACGGCCGCCCCGGCCTCCGCGGCCTCGACGGCGGAGCGGGCTATCTGCTCGGGGGTGACGGGGACATGGGGGCTGCGGCCCACAGTGTCACCGGCGCCGGTCAGGGCACAGGTGATGATGACGCTGTCGTTCATGGGCATGGGCTTCTCTCCCTCTCTTACGGTGCGGAACAGCGCGGAGCTATGGTCCGGGCTGGTCGGCCGTCCTACGGTCCGGGCTGGTCGGCCGGCCCGGCCTCATCGGCGCCGGAGCGCCGTGCGGTCGGGTGTGCGGACGGACGTGCCGACGGTCGTGCGGTCGTGCGTACGGTCAATTCGGAGTCCACGTACGCGTTGCAGGCGAGGTCCATGGCCTCGGCGGTCGTGCCGCCCTCGCCGGGCGCGGTGGCGAGCACCTGAATGGCCAGTCCGTCGATCAGCGCGGTCAGGCGCAGCGCGCTGAACTCCGGGTCGACGGTGCGGAAGACCCCCTGCTCGATCCCGCGCCGGATCACCTCGGCGACGGTCCGCCGCCACTGCTGGTAGAAGTCGGCGTGCAGCCGCCCGATGGCCGTGGACCGCGCGGCCTCGGCCCACAGGTCCATCCACACCAGCCACTGCTGCCGCTGCCGCTCGGTGTACGGCGCCTGCAGCGCGATGAGCTGCCGCAGCTCCTCGCGCGCGTCGTCGGCCGTGGCGGTCCGGGCGGCGCGGCGCGCGGTGTCCTCGTCCATGCACCAGCGCACGGCGGCTTCGAGCAGCTCGGCGCGGCCCGGGAAGTGGTAGTGGATGGTGGCGGTGCTGGTGTCGCAGGCGGCGGCGATGTCGGCGACGCGTACGGCGTGGAAGCCGCGCTCGGCGATGAGCCGCACCGTCTCCCGCACGATCTGCAACGGCCGCCCGCTGTCGGGAAGCGCGGCCGGGGCGGGCGGCCGCGGTGCGTCGGCGGCCCCGCCGGTCCCCGCGGTGCCGAGGAGCCATCCGGCGTCCACGTTTCCGGCGTCGGCGATCCGCGCCAGCTCGGCCACGGTGAAGCGCCGGCTACCGCTGAGCGAACGCGAGAGCTTGGACGGGTCCATGACGACCCGCCGGGCGAATTCGCGCTGGGTACAACCGGCTTTGCCGATCACCTCGCGCACGCGTTCCGCCACCTCGAACTGTTGCCGCATGGCCGACACGGTACGGACGCGTTGAGATAAGCGCAATGAATGCGGATGGTGAATGCCCGCTTCCTCCTTAAATCGGGGGGAATTTCACCCGAGCATTGCGATGCAGGCTGACTGTTGCATCAGTTGAGATCGATATGGTTCGAACACTTCCGACTATGCTCACCGGGCGTGAGAGCAGGAGAGATCGGGTGACATCGGGCGGGGACGACATGCGGTTGATCGCCGGCCGCTACCAGCTGGGCGACCGGCTCGGACGCGGCGGCATGGGCACGGTCTGGCGCGCGTACGACCAGATGCTGGCGCGCGAGGTCGCCGCCAAGGAGCTGCACGTCGCGAGCGACCACCACGAGCACCACCGACGGCTGCGTCGGGCCCAGAGGGAGGCGCGTACCGTCGCCCGGCTGCGCCACCCCCATGTGGTGGGCGTCCATGACCTGGTCGAACACGACGACCGGCTCTGGATCGTGATGGAGCTGATCGACGGCCCCTCCCTGGCCCGCCGGATCGCCGACAGCGGCCCCCTGCCGCCCCGCCACACCGCCGCCCTCGGGCTGCAACTGCTCGGCGCGCTGGAGGCCGTGCACGCCGCCGGGGCGCTGCACCGCGACATCAAGCCCGCCAACATCCTGCTGCGCGGGGACGGCAGCGCCGTCCTCACCGACTTCGGCATCGCGGCCCTCGAAGACGACGAGTCGCTCACCACCACCGGTGAACTCCTCGGCTCCATCGGCTACATGGCGCCCGAGCGGCTGACCGCGGAGGAGGCCGGCCCGCCGTCCGACCTGTGGTCGCTGGGCGCGACCCTGTCCGCGGTCGCCTCCGGCGTGCCGCCCTTCCAGCGCCCCACCGGGGCCGCCGCGCTGCACGCCGTCACCTTCGCGGACCCGGTCATCCCGGAACGGGTCGGCCCCCTGCGGCCCATCGTGCAGGCCCTGCTGAACAAGTCCCCGGGGCAGCGCCCCTCCGCCGGCACGCTCCGCACCGCCCTGCAACGCGTCGCGGACGGCGCGGACGACCCGGGCCCGCTGCCCCCGGCCGCGCCCGCGGGGCCCGTACGCACGCCGGGGCCCGTACCAACGCCGGGTCCGCTACGAACCCCGGGCGACGACGCGGACACCTCCGCCTACCTGGCGGACACCCCCACGATGACCGCGACCCCGATGGTGAGCGCGACCCCCACGGCAGGCGCGCCCCACACCGTGACCGGGACCCCCGCCCTCGACCGGGACCCGACGCTGATCTCGGCCCCGACCCAGACGCCGGACCTGGACCGGGACCCGACGCTCGTCGCCCCGGCCGGGCCGCCACCCCCTCGGTCCCGTGGGCGGGCCCGGACATGGTGGTGGACGGCGGGCGCCACGCTCGCGGTGGCGGGCCTCGCCACCGCGCTCTTCTTCACCTTCGGGCCCCCGTCCGACAGTGACAGCGGCGACGACGCATCGCCCCAGCCCGCCACCAGCACGACGAAGGTGACCGTGGACGCGGCACGCGGCTGGCAGTCCGCGACGACCACCCCGGTCCGGAAGGGCGACAAGGTGAGCGTCCGCTACGCCACCGGCTCCTGGACGGTGGACGCCGCCAATCTGCCCTTGGTCGGCCCGGTCGGCCACACCCGCGCCGACGACGAAGCCCTCCGCTTCGCCTGGACGGACTGCAAGGTGCATTCCGACGCCCCCTTGGGCGCCCTCCTGGGCCGCTACCCGGGAAATCCCCGAAACCCTCACGCCGTGGGCCGCGCCTGGCACTTTCAGGCCACCCGCCCGGGCATCCTCCAACTCCGCATCAACGACGGTGAGGGCTGCCTCCACGACAACAGGGGCGCCATCACCGTCACCGTCCAGATCACCCACTGACCGGGCAACGGCACACCCGGGGACCTGGCCCCGCGAAAAATGTGGGTCCCCTGGGCAACTGGCAGCCCCCGCAGACGTATCCTCCCGGGCAGTCCGGCCGGTACGGGCCGGGAAACCAGCACGAACAGGGAACGTCACGTGGATACGGATACGGAAACGAGGAAGAAGCCGCTGTCACGGCGGCGGGTTCTGGCCCTGACGGGTGGGGCTCTGATAGCCGCCGGCTGCACGCAGGGCGAACAACGCCCCGCCGACAAGACCAGCCACGCCCCCGAGGAAAGAGCGTCCGCCGACGGTCCGGCCGCCGATCCGGACGGCGTGCTGGGAGCGAATTTCAACGAGGACCCCGACAGCGTGACCTTCGCCGAGTTGCGGGATCTCTCCGCGAGCTGGCTCCGGGGCTTCGTCCCCATGCCCGAGGTCACGGCCGACGCCTCCCACCAGCGCGCCATCGAGAAACTCCTGGACGCCCACCACCAGGGCTACGGCACGGTGCTCTCGCTGAAGTTCCCGTACAACCACCGGGCGATACCCCGACCGGGCAGCTCGGCCATGACCGCGGAACTCGCCCGGGTCGACCGGGTCCTGCACACCGTCCTCGACACCGTCGACGTCCTGGGCATCGCCAACGAGCCCTTCATCGAGAGCCTCCCGCAGGACCGCCGCTCGGGCGCGATGAACGCGTTCTACGAGACGGTCGCGGAGCACATCATCGCGTACCGGAAGAAGCACTTTCCCTCGCGCTGCCGGACCCACCTCTACATGGGCGCGCTCAACCACCTCGACAAGCCGGACGAGCAGACGGCGGCCACCGACCGCTGGCTGTCCTTCGCGCGCCGGACCCCGGAGATCGAGGGCGTCGACATCCACCCCCACGTCGCCGCGCCGGAGCGGGTACAGCCCTACCTCGACTACATCCTGCCCCGCCTCCGCGACGACCAGAAATTCCTCGTCACCGAGTTCTCCCTGGTACAGCTCTGGAAGCAGCACCTGAGCGACACGATCCCCACCCGTTTCGCCCGCCGCTACCACCTTCCGTCGAACACTCCGGTGTGGAAACTGATCCGGGATGCGATCGAGCATCCCTTCCCGGAGCAGAAGTGGCACGACTTCCTCGCCATGAGCCCCTGGTTCGAGCGCAACAAGCACTTCCTGCGGGACCAGGTGGGCCACTTCCGCGACACGGGGCGCCTCGCCGTGGCGACGTACGGAGTCACCCAAGGCGCCGCCATGACCGAGAACTTCGGCCCGGACAAGCAGCCCTGGCTCCTGAACAGCCTCTACGCCAACCGCACCGTCGAGCGACCGGACGACGGTCCACCGGCCCACAGCTACGGATTCTTCGACGACTTCCGCGCCCTCCAGCGGCAGCAGGACCGCCGCGGGTCCTAGGGCAGTCCTAGGACGCGGAGAGCGAATTCAGCCAGTCGACCAGCAGTCGGTTGATCTCCTCGGGGCGCTCCTGCTGGATCCAGTGGCCGCAGCCATCGAGGATGTGCGAACCGACGAGCCCGGGCAGCGTGGTCGGGTACGCCTTGATCGCGTCGCCCATCCAGGTGGTGGAGGCGTCCAGGGCACCGCCGATGAAGAGCGACGGCTGGGTGATGGGCGCACCGTTGAACTCGGCCAGCTCCTCCCAGTCCCGGTCCATGTTGCGGTAGCGGTTCAGCGCCCCGCTCAGTCCGGTCCGCTCGAACTCACCGGCGTAGGCGTCGAGGTCCTGCTCGCTCAGCCAGGCGGGCAGCCGGTCGGCGGGGAACCGCTCGCGCATCGTCGCGCCGCGCGTGATGAAGTGCGGGTCGGGCAGGTCGGGTCCGGGCATGGTGTCGCCGGACAGCGCGGCGTAGATTCCCGCGAGCCAGCCGCGTACATCCGGTTCGATCTCCGCCTCGGCCCGGCCCGGCTCCTGGAAGTAGGAGACGTAGAACTCCTCCTCCCCGCCCATCCCGGCGAAGACCTCACTGGGCCTGGGACCGCCGGACGGGGAGTACGGCACGCTCAGCATGCCGACGGCACGGAACACATCCGGCCGCAGCAGGGCGGAGTTGGCGGCGATGGGCGAGCCCCAGTCGTGGCCGATCACCACGGCGGACTCCTCGCCGAGCGCCTCCACCACGGCGACGTTGTCCGCCACCAGCTCCCGCATCCGGTACGCGTCCACCGCCCCGGGCCTGGACGAGCGCCCGTATCCGCGCACATCGACGGCGGCCACCCGGTACCCGGCCGCGGCCAGCGCCGGGAGCTGGTGGCGCCATGAGTACCAGGACTCCGGAAACCCGTGGACGAGCAGCACCAGTGGGCCGGTGCCCTGCTCCACGACGTGGATCCGCCCGGCGGGGGAGGACACCGGACGGTGGGTGAGGTCGGTCGTGGGTGGCTGCGGCATGGTTCTCTCCCGGGGGCGCTCGGGCACGCACTCTGCGTGGCGGCCGACGGTCCGACCCTGCCGTGACCTCGGTGGCGCGGGCCATGCCTGTTGCCGGTTCGGCAAACCTGACCGTGGCCGTCGACCGCGTCCGGTGGGCCAGGGGTGCCAGCGGTGCCAGCGGTGTCAGGCGTGCCAGGGGTGCCAGGCGTGCGGATTCAGGACGTCGCTCCCAGACTTGAACTCAGGGGGTTCTTCTCCTGGGAGGTGAGGGGCGTGGCGACCTACATCACGCTGCTGAACTGGACCGAGCAGGGAGTCCGCGCCTACAAGGACACCACGAAGCGCACCGAGGACTTCGCCGCGGCGCTGAACAAGCTCGGGGCGAGGCTCGTGGACATCTACTGGACGGACGGGCCGTACGACCTGGTGTGCATGATCGAGGCCCCCGACGACGAGACCGCCACCGCGGCGTCCCTGCAGCTCGGCGCGGTGGGCAAGGTGCGCACCACGACCCTGCGGGCCTTTGACCGCGAGGAGATGCGGGGCATCATCGCCAAGGCCGCGGGCTGAGGAGATTGCGCGGGGAGGGCCGAGCCGCGACGGGGCCCAGCCGCGAAGGGGCCCAGCCGCGAAGGGCCGACCCGCGACGGGGCGGCCCTGTGACTCACCCGATGAGTGGGTGGACGGCGCGGGCGTCCGTCCTGGTGGACGACGTTCGTGCCCGGGCCCCGGCGAGGAAGAGTCGGCGCTACGCGCCCGCACACCCATTCATGGTCGTATTCGGCCGATGGCCCGGCCCGGAAGAGTCGGACCAGGCCACCGAACCAACAACAACGAGGTGGTGCTACGTGCGGTGGTGCTACTTCGTGGCGCGGCCGGACAGCTCCGTGCCGAAGGCGGCATCGGCCGCCGGGGAGCCGAGATCGCCCGGCCCGATCAGGGCGGAGCCTTCGGCGGTGAGCCCGTCGGCGCCCGCGTACAGGAGCGCCACCGCGCCCGCGCCCTCGGTCCGGTTCGGGACCCCGACGGCCAGGTCGGGCTTGCCGTCGCCGTTGTAGTCGGCCGCCGAGACGGCGTCCCCGAACTTGTCGTTGCCCGCCATCTCGCCGGGAACGCCCTCGGTGTCGAGGGAGAACGTCTGCGCCCCCGCGTCGGTCAGCCAGTTCTTGGTTCCCTTGAGCACGGTGATGGCGCCGGCGTCGTTGTAGCCGCCGGGGGCCTCCGCGGCGGTGTCGCTGACGACGAGGTCGTCATTGCCATCGCCGTTGATGTCGGTGAGCTGGGAGGCGGTGCCGCTCTGCGCCTTGCCCTTCCAGTCCACCGGGTTCGCGGTGTCGAGGCCCTGGGCGGTGCCCGGGTACGTCCGCAGGCGCTGGTCCTCCGGACCGTCCTCGAAGCCGGTGTCCGTGACGACGTCGTCCTTGCCGTCGCCGTTGATGTCACCGACCACGGCCTGGTACGAGGCGAACGGCAGCGCCACGTCCTCGCCCAGCGACGTGCTCTTCAGCCCCCCGGACGAACCGGGCAGCACGCCGAGCGTGCCCTCGTCGGCGGGGTCGTCCTGGTAGGCGACGGTGACCAGGTCGGCGAAGCCGTCCCCGTTGATGTCGCCCGAGGACAGATGCTCGATGCCCGCTCCGCCGCCGGGCGGGGTGACGCTGGACATCTTCGGGGTGGCCGTCTCGCGCAGGTTCGCCGCGCCGCCGACGATCTGGACCTTGGTGCCGTCGGAGATGGCGATGTCGTCGCGGCCGTCGTGGTTGTAGTCGCCCACGGCCATGGTGTTGCCGAACATCGCGTAGGCGGTGGCCTTGGGCGCGTGGAAGGCGATGGCGTCGCTGGACAGGCCGTCCTTCGAGCCGAAGACGACCGTGACGGAACCGGCCCGCTTGGCGGTGCCGATGGCCTCGGAGTTCGCGGCCACGATCAGATCGGTGTACCCGTCTCCGTCCACATCGCCGCGCACCACGGCCGAGCCGAAGTGGTCCCCGGCCTCGGGCGTGCCGGGCACCCCCGCGCTGGCCTGCGACAACGTGCCGTGCCGGCCGGTGTCCACGCCGCTCTGGGCCCCGTAGGTCACGCCCACGTAGCCCGCCTTGGACTTCCCGGAGACGGTGCCGTCGGGCGCGCCCACGCCGAGGTCGGCATATCCGTCGCCGTCGAAGTCGCCCGTGGTCTTTCCTGCCGCGGCGGCCCTGGGGGAGGGCTGCTTCTGGTCGGCCCCGTCGCCGTTCGACACGGCGGCGCCGGCCCCGGCGGCCACAGCGGCGGTGACGACGGCGCCGACCGCCACACCCACCACACCTCGGGTTCTATTGCGCACAAATCCTCCATCAGTAACGCATTGGGTCGCCCTTGAGCCCCGACCGCCATCTGTCTCCCCCGGCGGCCGGAACGGAAGGGTCGCCAAAGTAGAGTTGTCTGGAAGCTGAACGGTTGCCCAACCAAAGAAGAACGAGACCGGGCCGTGATCTTCGCTCGGCGGGCTCAACTCCCTTGCGCGGTTCGACACTTGCTGCCAAGGCGCGGACGCGCCCGCCGACTGGGTGATGGCGCGGCGATGGCACAGCGACGGCAGGGCGACGGGAGGGCGGCCCTCCCCATGAGGATCTGAGGCGACTTCCGCCCGTAGCTCCAATGCGCAGGCGAGTCGGTCAATCGGGGGAGCGGCCGGCCCCGCGTGCGCAGCGCACCACATCGCCGCAATCTGGACGCGTATCGACGAGTGGATCGAACAGACCCGGCGCCCCGGCGCCAACACCTACCGGCTCCCTGCCCGGGCGGCTGACCCATCCCTGACGCCGACTCCGGCCGTCAGTCGCCCCGCCGGTCAGTGCGGTGGGCGTAGTCCTGCGACGAGGAGTTTGACCAGTTGGCGGGCGTCGTAGTGGGGATCGCTTTCGGCGCCGATGCAGAGGTTTCCGATGCCTCCATGACCGCTCTTGCAAAGCGGAACATCGCTCCGTATCGTTAGCGGAGCAACGTTCCG is a window of Streptomyces violaceusniger Tu 4113 DNA encoding:
- a CDS encoding 1-aminocyclopropane-1-carboxylate deaminase/D-cysteine desulfhydrase translates to MDTSGPIRPRLPSPVWDVADPWLAERGVELRLKRDDLIHPLVPGNKWRKLTPNLRAAVEQGHTRLLTFGGAYSNHIRAVAAAGAAHGLSTVGVIRGDELAGAPRNWSLARAEEHGMELAFVTRSAYRETLRGLSENDPGPLRGLEERWGSAYVLPEGGTNVLAAGGAADLVAELPDLGSGDVVCCAVGTGGTLAGIAAALPAGARAVGFAVLKGADGYLEGEVAELHRRGWGRAFGDWRIEHGYHGGGYGRVPVELEAFAARFEERHGVRVERRYVAKMLWGVYGLAERGELAPGSRVTAVITGPPDPEGSAGAVGAAGSAGTKGSAGTEGSAGTAGGGRPEA
- a CDS encoding 3-keto-5-aminohexanoate cleavage protein: MPMNDSVIITCALTGAGDTVGRSPHVPVTPEQIARSAVEAAEAGAAVVHIHVRDPETGAPARDPRLYREVVERVKETGTDVVINLTAGMGGDLVIDPENPLTHLPGTDLVSGLDRLPHVEDLLPDICTLDCGSLNFGDGSNLYVSTPDMLRTGAKRIQELGVRPELEIFDTGQLWFAKQLLAEGLLDDPTVFQLCMGIPWGAPAEPGVLQAMVNMLPEGAQWASFALGRTQMPWVAQSILLGGNVRVGLEDNLYLSRGVKATNGQLVERAVQITELLGATVATPDEARQRLGLKPRA
- a CDS encoding thioesterase family protein; translated protein: MSTTLPDYRQTVRPEWIDYNGHMSEAFYVLVFGHSTDEMMVETGLDSAYRAKTGCSLYTVESHIRYLSEVDEGAELTIRTRVIGVDEKKVRFTHEMHVGEPIGAPVATTELLALHIDQNESRSAPFPEEIRERLTDLVEKAPEWAGRAIGPVPAEAG
- a CDS encoding alpha/beta fold hydrolase, translated to MPQPPTTDLTHRPVSSPAGRIHVVEQGTGPLVLLVHGFPESWYSWRHQLPALAAAGYRVAAVDVRGYGRSSRPGAVDAYRMRELVADNVAVVEALGEESAVVIGHDWGSPIAANSALLRPDVFRAVGMLSVPYSPSGGPRPSEVFAGMGGEEEFYVSYFQEPGRAEAEIEPDVRGWLAGIYAALSGDTMPGPDLPDPHFITRGATMRERFPADRLPAWLSEQDLDAYAGEFERTGLSGALNRYRNMDRDWEELAEFNGAPITQPSLFIGGALDASTTWMGDAIKAYPTTLPGLVGSHILDGCGHWIQQERPEEINRLLVDWLNSLSAS
- a CDS encoding 3-hydroxyacyl-CoA dehydrogenase NAD-binding domain-containing protein, whose protein sequence is MPSSPCAPEEVRRVACVGAGVIGGGWVAHFLARGYDVTAWDPAPDAEEKLRRLVAAAWPALTQIGLADGASPDRLTVAATVEEAVADAQFVQESAPEKLELKRSLLAQLDAAAPPGVVIASSTSGYPMTDMQTEAADPGRLVVGHPFNPPYLIPLVEVVGGEKTDAAAVEWASRFYEVAGKSVITMERELPGFIANRLQEALWREALHMVANGEATVKEIDDSITEGPGLRWAFMGPCLTFALAGGEGGMGHMLDHFGPSLKSPWTRLEAPELDDTLRAAMVDGCDEAAGSRTIAQLVAERDQGVIDVLRATGRLPRQRAEGTDAIAHTPSTMGDEK
- a CDS encoding class I SAM-dependent methyltransferase — its product is MADAGAGTGPEAGPDGSGNGEGGRRVELSEVPETLLWNLHMRAAEARRARTVLDDPKAVELVDRIDYPFEETFGAPTPLLAQGHALRVRTFDMAVRAFLDEHPDGTVVTLAEGLETQFWRVDNGRARWLCVELPETAEVRRALLPDEERRRTLARSALDLSWRDEVDPARGVLITAQGLLMYLRPTEVKDLIAGCAERFRGAALVFDAVPRWFSARTTRGEMRTAQGYRTPPMPWGMDAGELPKVRTAHPAITDVREVPPPRGRGFYYGAVAPLMRWLPAVRNLRPTMTAIARFS
- a CDS encoding GYD domain-containing protein → MATYITLLNWTEQGVRAYKDTTKRTEDFAAALNKLGARLVDIYWTDGPYDLVCMIEAPDDETATAASLQLGAVGKVRTTTLRAFDREEMRGIIAKAAG
- a CDS encoding TetR/AcrR family transcriptional regulator, with amino-acid sequence MRQQFEVAERVREVIGKAGCTQREFARRVVMDPSKLSRSLSGSRRFTVAELARIADAGNVDAGWLLGTAGTGGAADAPRPPAPAALPDSGRPLQIVRETVRLIAERGFHAVRVADIAAACDTSTATIHYHFPGRAELLEAAVRWCMDEDTARRAARTATADDAREELRQLIALQAPYTERQRQQWLVWMDLWAEAARSTAIGRLHADFYQQWRRTVAEVIRRGIEQGVFRTVDPEFSALRLTALIDGLAIQVLATAPGEGGTTAEAMDLACNAYVDSELTVRTTARPSARPSAHPTARRSGADEAGPADQPGP
- a CDS encoding serine/threonine-protein kinase — encoded protein: MTSGGDDMRLIAGRYQLGDRLGRGGMGTVWRAYDQMLAREVAAKELHVASDHHEHHRRLRRAQREARTVARLRHPHVVGVHDLVEHDDRLWIVMELIDGPSLARRIADSGPLPPRHTAALGLQLLGALEAVHAAGALHRDIKPANILLRGDGSAVLTDFGIAALEDDESLTTTGELLGSIGYMAPERLTAEEAGPPSDLWSLGATLSAVASGVPPFQRPTGAAALHAVTFADPVIPERVGPLRPIVQALLNKSPGQRPSAGTLRTALQRVADGADDPGPLPPAAPAGPVRTPGPVPTPGPLRTPGDDADTSAYLADTPTMTATPMVSATPTAGAPHTVTGTPALDRDPTLISAPTQTPDLDRDPTLVAPAGPPPPRSRGRARTWWWTAGATLAVAGLATALFFTFGPPSDSDSGDDASPQPATSTTKVTVDAARGWQSATTTPVRKGDKVSVRYATGSWTVDAANLPLVGPVGHTRADDEALRFAWTDCKVHSDAPLGALLGRYPGNPRNPHAVGRAWHFQATRPGILQLRINDGEGCLHDNRGAITVTVQITH